The following are from one region of the Trichoplusia ni isolate ovarian cell line Hi5 chromosome 1, tn1, whole genome shotgun sequence genome:
- the LOC113497145 gene encoding multiple C2 and transmembrane domain-containing protein-like isoform X2: MEQAPKTDSLTRRHFARLHERIQSKYDEMQRKLEKSKSVDSLSSLKEDYVYKDNRYATSNNDISKMEEMTNDTSHKKSHVKHSIIIEEIREYDNDSDANKFFGDDFSKLSLESLNEVARESDECQTPTPEPPTTSIRRKFGSRITAVKERRREAEKEKNAIRGKNEKKTAREKVEKFIFSNTPNQDVLKTYKRTKIATVTIALIEATGLENDISDDKTRLLNCRFRLGSEKHKSRVIKTNATEVKWQELFNFNLYEDTCLEITLCDKNFAIGKSQIELSELDKERTHKMKINLDCEVGRIQIFMLLTISGFSFMSLEDYQETERQIEAITQKSSSNSKVKPVDVGLLTVIVYGAKGLSGHECYCVLELDNERLQTYTESKTNDPNWTKIFNFQVTDIASTLEISIHDEKKSESIGSCLLPLLSIENGKKKWYALKDNDLRERAKGNNPRILLEMRLTWNLVKASVRAINPKQVKYLEPEEKLDRHTFSRNLARAKVVLAWILDSFQVTKTCFEWESRKMNAIALSIWLPFCWFFKIWMVPLLLLIPFVWYRPPKYFLLSWKDYLLRRSGSQDDGKKEKVEEKKETLRQKINSLQEMVQSVQNFLGKFANLGESIKNLFNFTVPFLSLLAIFLILVVGLVMFLIPTKYIFMIWGIHKFTRKILRPNRIANNEILDLLSRVPNDEVLLNWEQLPLEELPEEDEIN; encoded by the exons ATGGAACAAGCTCCCAAAACGGACAGTCTCACAAGAAGACATTTCGCGAGACTACACGAACGAATACAAAGCAAATATGACGAAATGCAAAGAAAACTCGAAAAATCGAAATCTGTTGATTCGCTGTCATCGCTCAAAGAAGATTACGTATACAAAGACAACAGATACGCAACGAGCAACAATGATATCAGTAAGATGGAAGAAATGACAAACGATACATCACACAAAAAAAGTCATGTGAAACATAGCATTATTATAGAAGAAATTCGTG AATACGACAACGACAGCGACGCAAACAAATTTTTTGGTGATGATTTTTCTAAACTAAGTCTCGAATC ATTAAATGAAGTTGCTAGAGAAAGCGACGAATGCCAAACACCCACTCCCGAACCTCCTACGACATCAATAAGGAGAAAATTTGGCTCGAGAATAACAGCTGTTAAAGAGAGAAGGCGGGAGgctgagaaagaaaaaaatgcgATTCGAGggaaaaatgagaaaaaaacagCCAGAGAAAAAGTGGAAAag TTTATTTTCAGTAACACCCCCAACCAAGACGTTCTAAAAACTTACAAAAGGACAAAAATCGCAACTGTGACCATCGCTTTAATTGAAGCTACTGGTTTGGAAAATGACATATCGGACGACAAGACTCGATTATTAAACTGTCGCTTTCG ATTAGGTTCAGAGAAACACAAGTCGAGAGTAATAAAAACCAACGCAACGGAAGTCAAATGGCAGGAGttgttcaatttcaatttatacgAAGATACATGTTTGGAAATAACATTATGTGACAAAAACTTTGCTATTGGcaa GAGCCAAATTGAGTTATCAGAATTAGATAAAGAGAGGAcacacaaaatgaaaataaacttgGATTGTGAAGTGGGacgcatacaaatatttatgttgttaacaATAAGTGGGTTTTCTTTCATGAGCCTGGAAGATTATCAGGAAACTGAGAGACAAATCGAGGCTATTACGCAAAAATCT TCATCAAATTCGAAAGTCAAGCCCGTTGATGTAGGTTTGCTCACCGTTATAGTTTACGGAGCAAAAGGTCTATCAGGCCACGAATGCTACTGCGTACTGGAACTTGACAACGAAAGGCTACAAACATATACCGAGAGTAAAACAAATGACCCAAATTGGACGAAGATATTTAACTT TCAAGTGACTGATATTGCCTCAACTTTAGAAATCTCTATACATGATGAGAAGAAATCTGAGAGCATAGGAAGCTGTTTGCTACCCCTACTTTCTATCGAAAATGGCAAGAAAAAGTGGTACGCGCTGAAAGACAACGATCTAAGAGAAAGGGCCAAGGGGAATAATCCAAGAATATTGTTGGAAATGAGACTCACTTGGAATCTG GTGAAAGCATCAGTCCGGGCTATAAACCCTAAACAAGTGAAGTATTTAGAACCAGAAGAAAAACTAGATAGGCATACATTCAGCAGAAATCTAGCGAGAGCGAAAGTCGTTCTGGCTTGGATTCTGGACAGCTTTCAGGTAACGAA aACTTGTTTCGAATGGGAATCGAGGAAAATGAATGCAATAGCGCTGTCAATATGGCTGCCGTTCTGTTGGTTCTTCAAGATTTGGATGGTACCTCTACTACTGCTCATACCCTTCGTGTGGTACCGACCCCCTAAATACTTCCTTCTTAGTT GGAAGGACTATCTGCTTCGGAGATCTGGATCACAGGATGATGGGAAAAAGGAAAAAGTG gaagagaagaaagaaacattgagacaaaaaataaacagcttGCAAGAGATGGTACAAAGTGTACAAAACTTTCTGGGGAAATTCGCTAACCTCggtgaaagtattaaaaa TTTGTTCAACTTCACGGTGCCTTTTCTCAGTCTTCTGGCGATATTTTTGATTCTAGTGGTCGGTCTCGTCATGTTCTTAATACCCACCAAATACATCTTCATGATTTGGG GTATTCATAAGTTTACTAGAAAAATATTGCGGCCGAATCGAATAGCGAATAATGAGATCCTAGATTTGCTATCCAGAGTGCCGAACGATGAAGTATTG CTTAATTGGGAACAGTTACCTTTAGAAGAATTACCAGAAgaagatgaaataaattaa
- the LOC113497145 gene encoding multiple C2 and transmembrane domain-containing protein-like isoform X1 translates to MEQAPKTDSLTRRHFARLHERIQSKYDEMQRKLEKSKSVDSLSSLKEDYVYKDNRYATSNNDISKMEEMTNDTSHKKSHVKHSIIIEEIRGKDVANEYVTLRQASISESENTPIFFAEYDNDSDANKFFGDDFSKLSLESLNEVARESDECQTPTPEPPTTSIRRKFGSRITAVKERRREAEKEKNAIRGKNEKKTAREKVEKFIFSNTPNQDVLKTYKRTKIATVTIALIEATGLENDISDDKTRLLNCRFRLGSEKHKSRVIKTNATEVKWQELFNFNLYEDTCLEITLCDKNFAIGKSQIELSELDKERTHKMKINLDCEVGRIQIFMLLTISGFSFMSLEDYQETERQIEAITQKSSSNSKVKPVDVGLLTVIVYGAKGLSGHECYCVLELDNERLQTYTESKTNDPNWTKIFNFQVTDIASTLEISIHDEKKSESIGSCLLPLLSIENGKKKWYALKDNDLRERAKGNNPRILLEMRLTWNLVKASVRAINPKQVKYLEPEEKLDRHTFSRNLARAKVVLAWILDSFQVTKTCFEWESRKMNAIALSIWLPFCWFFKIWMVPLLLLIPFVWYRPPKYFLLSWKDYLLRRSGSQDDGKKEKVEEKKETLRQKINSLQEMVQSVQNFLGKFANLGESIKNLFNFTVPFLSLLAIFLILVVGLVMFLIPTKYIFMIWGIHKFTRKILRPNRIANNEILDLLSRVPNDEVLLNWEQLPLEELPEEDEIN, encoded by the exons ATGGAACAAGCTCCCAAAACGGACAGTCTCACAAGAAGACATTTCGCGAGACTACACGAACGAATACAAAGCAAATATGACGAAATGCAAAGAAAACTCGAAAAATCGAAATCTGTTGATTCGCTGTCATCGCTCAAAGAAGATTACGTATACAAAGACAACAGATACGCAACGAGCAACAATGATATCAGTAAGATGGAAGAAATGACAAACGATACATCACACAAAAAAAGTCATGTGAAACATAGCATTATTATAGAAGAAATTCGTGGTAAAGATGTAGCAAATGAATATGTCACTTTGAGACAAGCAAGCATATCGGAATCAGAAAACACACCTATTTTCTTTGCAGAATACGACAACGACAGCGACGCAAACAAATTTTTTGGTGATGATTTTTCTAAACTAAGTCTCGAATC ATTAAATGAAGTTGCTAGAGAAAGCGACGAATGCCAAACACCCACTCCCGAACCTCCTACGACATCAATAAGGAGAAAATTTGGCTCGAGAATAACAGCTGTTAAAGAGAGAAGGCGGGAGgctgagaaagaaaaaaatgcgATTCGAGggaaaaatgagaaaaaaacagCCAGAGAAAAAGTGGAAAag TTTATTTTCAGTAACACCCCCAACCAAGACGTTCTAAAAACTTACAAAAGGACAAAAATCGCAACTGTGACCATCGCTTTAATTGAAGCTACTGGTTTGGAAAATGACATATCGGACGACAAGACTCGATTATTAAACTGTCGCTTTCG ATTAGGTTCAGAGAAACACAAGTCGAGAGTAATAAAAACCAACGCAACGGAAGTCAAATGGCAGGAGttgttcaatttcaatttatacgAAGATACATGTTTGGAAATAACATTATGTGACAAAAACTTTGCTATTGGcaa GAGCCAAATTGAGTTATCAGAATTAGATAAAGAGAGGAcacacaaaatgaaaataaacttgGATTGTGAAGTGGGacgcatacaaatatttatgttgttaacaATAAGTGGGTTTTCTTTCATGAGCCTGGAAGATTATCAGGAAACTGAGAGACAAATCGAGGCTATTACGCAAAAATCT TCATCAAATTCGAAAGTCAAGCCCGTTGATGTAGGTTTGCTCACCGTTATAGTTTACGGAGCAAAAGGTCTATCAGGCCACGAATGCTACTGCGTACTGGAACTTGACAACGAAAGGCTACAAACATATACCGAGAGTAAAACAAATGACCCAAATTGGACGAAGATATTTAACTT TCAAGTGACTGATATTGCCTCAACTTTAGAAATCTCTATACATGATGAGAAGAAATCTGAGAGCATAGGAAGCTGTTTGCTACCCCTACTTTCTATCGAAAATGGCAAGAAAAAGTGGTACGCGCTGAAAGACAACGATCTAAGAGAAAGGGCCAAGGGGAATAATCCAAGAATATTGTTGGAAATGAGACTCACTTGGAATCTG GTGAAAGCATCAGTCCGGGCTATAAACCCTAAACAAGTGAAGTATTTAGAACCAGAAGAAAAACTAGATAGGCATACATTCAGCAGAAATCTAGCGAGAGCGAAAGTCGTTCTGGCTTGGATTCTGGACAGCTTTCAGGTAACGAA aACTTGTTTCGAATGGGAATCGAGGAAAATGAATGCAATAGCGCTGTCAATATGGCTGCCGTTCTGTTGGTTCTTCAAGATTTGGATGGTACCTCTACTACTGCTCATACCCTTCGTGTGGTACCGACCCCCTAAATACTTCCTTCTTAGTT GGAAGGACTATCTGCTTCGGAGATCTGGATCACAGGATGATGGGAAAAAGGAAAAAGTG gaagagaagaaagaaacattgagacaaaaaataaacagcttGCAAGAGATGGTACAAAGTGTACAAAACTTTCTGGGGAAATTCGCTAACCTCggtgaaagtattaaaaa TTTGTTCAACTTCACGGTGCCTTTTCTCAGTCTTCTGGCGATATTTTTGATTCTAGTGGTCGGTCTCGTCATGTTCTTAATACCCACCAAATACATCTTCATGATTTGGG GTATTCATAAGTTTACTAGAAAAATATTGCGGCCGAATCGAATAGCGAATAATGAGATCCTAGATTTGCTATCCAGAGTGCCGAACGATGAAGTATTG CTTAATTGGGAACAGTTACCTTTAGAAGAATTACCAGAAgaagatgaaataaattaa